The genome window TTGAGCTTCGACCAGGTCGCATCCTCCAGAGAATCGGCCGTTACGACCAGGTTTGGGGCTGAATCGTACCCGAACACGAACTCGACTCCCTTCTCGTCCCAGCCGTCAAGGAACTTGGTTTGGCTGAAGTCGGAGTCGCCGCGAAGCGTCACTTTCCGGAATCCACCTCGACTGACCAGGTCTACGGCTTGGTCAAGACGCGCAGCGGCGCCTTCGTATGAAGGTCGATTGCCGGGCCGGTTCTCGAGGAACAACACCTCCTGCGTGTTCGCCAATGAAACGACCAGCGGGTGGTATCCGAACCCCTTCTTGTAGCTGAAGTCCGCCCCCTCCTTGCAGTCCCCAGTCGTCTCCACGAACGAGCCATCGGCATCGATCAGCGCGTGCTCGAAGAACTCGCTGGGTTGCGAAGACCAGACGCGGAGCCGGGTCTCGTTGATCGCGATCTGAAGGTCGTCGATGTCGCCGCTCGACTTGAACCGGCGGCAGAAGTCGCCTGCCGTCGTCGGATCCGGGATACGTCGAGCACCGAGCATGTCCATGTAGTTCACGTCGTTGCGCAGCAACTCGAGGTGATCCAGGCACTCGCCGCCGGCGAGGGAGTTGAAGGTGATGTTGAGCACGTGATCGGATTCCTCGTACGGAGCATGGAACCGAAGAAGCCGTACCCGGTCATCGATCTCCCGGTCGAGCCCGATCGCCTTCGCCATCTGGTGCATCAGGCCGATGCCTCCCGCGGCGACCGCTCGCACCCGAGATGCGATCTCGTAGGTCGCTCCCGTGCCGCGCAGCACTGGACGGCCATCGTGCGCCTCGCGCTTGTTCTCGCGCTCGAGTCGTCGCTCGATCTGGCCTTTGAAACACCGCAGCTGTCGTCGTAGACTTGCTTTCACTTCAAACGCCCCTCCCAGGGCCAGTGGTTGTTCGTTCAAACCGTTCAAACCCACGTACGATCGGGAGAACCGGGTGTTTGGAGTGTTTCTACGTTTTCTTCGAATTCAACCGCGCTTGATCAAGGACTAGACAACCTTCCGCCGCG of Armatimonadota bacterium contains these proteins:
- a CDS encoding IS1380 family transposase, which produces MKASLRRQLRCFKGQIERRLERENKREAHDGRPVLRGTGATYEIASRVRAVAAGGIGLMHQMAKAIGLDREIDDRVRLLRFHAPYEESDHVLNITFNSLAGGECLDHLELLRNDVNYMDMLGARRIPDPTTAGDFCRRFKSSGDIDDLQIAINETRLRVWSSQPSEFFEHALIDADGSFVETTGDCKEGADFSYKKGFGYHPLVVSLANTQEVLFLENRPGNRPSYEGAAARLDQAVDLVSRGGFRKVTLRGDSDFSQTKFLDGWDEKGVEFVFGYDSAPNLVVTADSLEDATWSKLNRENRYEIKTQPRSRPENVRDRVVREREYLNIHLLEEHVAEFDYCPTACANDYRMVVVRKLLSYEKGQNVLFPVIRYFFYITNKPKDSAREIVRFANTRCDQERLIGIQKSEVHSLRCPLDSLLSNWAYMVMTTLAWNMTRWFALLLPEDGRWKDKHGGEKKEVLSMGFSRFVRTFMLVPTQVVSTGRQLKLRLLAWNPWQHVFFRALDAVRLIS